In a genomic window of Aquila chrysaetos chrysaetos chromosome Z, bAquChr1.4, whole genome shotgun sequence:
- the LOC115336803 gene encoding hydroxysteroid dehydrogenase-like protein 2, whose protein sequence is MSEEYVRSTQGVFQFELSGDDGGTWYIDLKTKGGSAGFGKPPVTADVVMSMSSADFVKMFTGKLKPTLAFMSGKLSVKGDTVLVAMSLEKMLPQFIFEH, encoded by the exons ATGAGCGAAGAGTATGTGAGAAGTACTCAGGGTGTCTTTCAGTTTGAATTATCTG GTGATGACGGAGGCACTTGGTACATTGACCTGAAAACCAAGGGTGGCAGCGCCGGTTTCGGAAAGCCTCCTGTGACGGCCGATGTGGTTATGAGCATGTCGAGTGCCGACTTTGTGAAAATGTTCACGG GTAAACTAAAGCCAACCCTGGCCTTCATGTCAGGAAAATTAAGTGTTAAAGGTGACACAGTGCTGGTAGCAATGAGTCTGGAAAAGATGCTGCCACAGTTCATTTTTGAACACTAA